The DNA region AGCGCTGGGCAGCGTTCTCCGCCACTTCACTTCACTTGCCTGCCCTCCGCTCTTCTTGCCGCTTGGTGATCAGGTATTTGAAGAACTCGTACACAGACCATGCGATGGCTGTGGAGGGGATCTGGTAAATGACTCGAGCCTGCACCCCTCGGAAGTAGGCGGTCACCCCGCCTACTTGATACACCGTCCTGAAGGCACTGGCCATGCCTGTGATGTGTCCTGTGATGTTCGAGTTCAAAGCCAGGGATTCCTGGGTGTTGAGCAGTGTTTTGCAAACGTCCAGTGGGGTTGTGGCAGCAGCAGCTACAGCTCCAGCACAGGCTCCAGAGAGAACGTGGGAGCTGGGGTTGTACCGTCTCTGGGGGTTAAAGTGCTCCTGCAGGAACTCATAGGTCATGAAGTGAATGGCTTGGAAGGGCACATTCATGGTCAGCTGCGTGGTGTAGCTACGATAAAAGGCGCCGGCCCCTTCATTTTGCCACACTGCCCGTACACAGTCTGTCACCCGGTGGTACGGTGAGTTGTACATCTGCATCCTCTGCTTGACCACTGGTGGTGCCGTCAACAAGACGGAAGGAAACGATGCCAGCAATCAACCGGGGAGCAAGCGTATCCAGATTCAGAGTCCCAAGTCAGCGGGTCAGCCAttggaatggagagagagaaaaaaatatgagtgAGCTGTCACTAATACGTTAATACATTAATGTCTCATACGTTAAGGTTTCCTTAACTGATAAAGGGCCAAAAAATAACAGACCCACTTCTAGTAGGATTTCTTTAAAACCAACCAGTGagcggcacctgggtgactcagttggttgggtgtctgccttcagctcaggtcatgatcccggggtcctgggatggagccccgcatcaggctccctgcccagtggggagtctgcttctccctctgcctctgccccttcccctgctcatgctctctctcactctcaaataaataaataagatcttaaaaaaaaaaaaacagccaaccAGTGAACACATAATACATGTATGATTTAGAGACTCCAGAGGGTTTCCTTGAAATAAGTACCTACCTACTATCATTATCTTACCCATTCATAAAACTCAAGACAAGAAATGACACTGGCAGTGAACATAATAATGAACAGATAGCCCTAATAATCCCAATCCTCAAGTATGCAGAGCACCCAACTCTTATGACACGAGGATAGTTAATCCTCCTAGAGGAGAAAGgctaccaaaaagaaaacaaaattcttaacCAAGAAGACTGTGGCTTCAGTTTCCAAACATCTACTCCCTCAAGTGGATAACATGGTGTAAGCTCTAGATCTTCAGCTTAGGTTTGGCCCTTTCCACACCATGACCTTGCCAAGACAGGTAaagaactggaatttaaagaacatGGCAACCATGTTATCCCTTCATATTTGTTTGAGTACCTCATTCTCCACCTAGAAAGCCAAGATCCAAGCAGCCATGCAGGAACTGAGCTCTACAATTTACCCTTTCATTCCTACTTCACCTCtttgaagaaaagtgaaataatcTGTTAAATTTTCAGAGATCAAATCCACTACAGAGAGGACTTCCAAGAAGGCCCAGGAATAGGCCAAGTAGAGCCATATCTTTTTTCAGAGAAGCCCCAAAGACGAATGGAATCTCAATGAGTTTGCTTCCTAGGGGCTCCTCCTCAGTGCCGACAACATGGAGGGAGTGCCCTCTACTGGTAAGGCACAGCAGCAGAGAAAGGCTTTCCCCCCAAACCGGCCAGCTGCTCCCTGGCTTTCTTCTGcaagcagaaataaaggaaaagccCAGAGATGCCGATGCAGCTGCCCACAGAGGGAAAGGCGGCGGAATCATTACCTTCTGCTGGATTCATGGCTGCATCATGCAGTAATGTCGCTACACACCCGGCCGCACCTGCAAAGGAGAAAACAACTGCCACATGCAAGGCCAGGAGAGGTCAAACCATCCAccgaggcctggggtggggggggtgggggggtggccaAGCCACAGTAGGGTGAGAGATGTAAGAGCCAGTTCAAAAGATGGGGACCCCTTACTCCTAAACCCCCATTCTGAGTAATGAAGATATTTGCTCCCACCAGCTTAGTAAGGTCACCAATCTAGGTGACCATAGGTATACTAGGAAGGCCTGGAAGAGCCTAGGAAAACAGCCCAGATTTTATAAAGACAGTTCTGAGAATAAACACAGTTCACGCCCCAGATAGGAACCAGAGCCACTGAGGCCAAGGGATGCCGGCATCAGCTGCCTCCAGTGGAGGGAGAACATGAAGGGCGGCGGGGTGGTCAGATTTGACCTATAGCATCTCATCTTCCATCTTGCTGCCCCTGTGCTGCCCAGTCCATCTCCAAACTCTACATCTGTCTGACTAGACCTTTCCTTTGGGTCCTGAACTGCCATATCCCTCACCACTCCTCTCCAGTCTCAATTTGGTTTTCAATCCTCAAGCAACAGGCTGCTTTCTCTTCCCTTACTTCCACATAACCTCCAACCCTCTGGTTTCTCTGTGCATAAGTCCCTTGTCCCCACCCCAATTCACTTGTTGAGGCCTGGTCATGTCATCAACAACACAAACTGCCTCTGGTCAATTAGGATCCTGAAAAGGTGAGGCAAAGAGCAGGGGCTCCATTAATGTCCTCCTTGGGTGGCTGGGTCACCTCTGATCCTGCCGAGGAGGACAGCACCAGACTATCAAGAAATACacaatgtgtgtgggggggtagtTCAGTGTGTCTCCACATTACCAGGGCATTAGAAGTTGATGCAGGGAGATGAAAGAGTCGAGCTGGTAGGTAAGGGAAGATACTGTAACACTTTGTTGAGGTGGTCCCCAAAGAGGGGTGGGGTTGAAGCAGGTCTGAGAACATCAGGTTTGGAAGTCCCTCCCCTATAATCTGGCCTAGCCCAGCCCAGAGCTTCAGCTCCAAGCCATGCTGAGACTGGAAAGCATTGACAGCAGCAAAGCCCAGAGAGTTGACAAAGTGGGGGAACCAGCACAGGAAGGCTCAATACCGTTGGCAATATGGCTATTGCCCCCAGGGTGGATTACATCACTCAATGTCTTTTTTAACTTTTCGTAGCAGGCAAAATAGAGGGCGTGGGCAGGCCCTGCGCCTGTCGCTGTGACGTTCAGCCCTCGCATAGGCCTCCACAGGCCCTCTGTTCTTATAATCCTCCAGAGTGCCTCCAACACATTGCGATAGCGGGCGGCTGGGTCAGGCTGTAGGCTCTGCATCCGGGTCTGCAATTATAGAAGGGAGTGCAGGGTCAGTGATGCCAACTTCTCATTCAACTTCCCAACTTCGACACTAAGGCTGCGggcacttctatgtggaatcgtGCCAACGTGCAGGAGTACCAACTGGCACCCGATTTTACTTCCTTCCAAATCTGTGTCCAATCTTTCCAAGATGTGGACCTTTCTTTTGCTAGTCATCTATGAGGGGAACACCATTGCTGTCTCTGAGAATATCACCACTTGGGAAGTGTCCTTGAACTCTGAAATGATTCATAGCCCCAGCAACAAATATCAAGCCTGTGTTTCAGGAGAAGTTCCTTTTGTGCCTTAATAAACTCGGGccaagagttctttataaatggattttaaagtCAACTATTTACTGTCTACAACATACTTTATGCATTATTTGCATGAGGCCCAACATTGATCCTAGGCCTGCTTCCTGATCACACACTACATTAATGAGATGATAGCTTATCCTCTGTTATATCCTGGATGACTACCTGAACTTCTCGGATTATTCGGCATTGGCAGCTGGGCCTGTAGGTTAAATTCTTGGCAAAGGTAGCAACTGTAATCAATACTACTCTAATTTCCTGGGAAAGAACATTTACCCTGAAACTATGAAAGGTGGAAACCAACCTAGTCCCTAAAACTGAAGGGATTTCCAGATCTCTACTCTAAACTGAATGAATCCCCAAATTGGCATCAAATAGCATCAGCCTTCATGAAACATAATCCTTGGAATTTCCAGAGGATTCAATGACTGGGACAAAAGTACATGGTAGACACTTTGTATAATGTTCCTGGACAAAGTTGGATTGAAATTTGGGAAATGAATCTTTTCGAAACATTCCCCAAATCACCGACTCTCAGGGGAAGGGTGTGTCTCCTCATGAAAATCTCTTCTTGTCTGTTGATCCATTTCAAGATTAAGGTAGCATGGAGACTAACAATATAAAACCAAtgtccagtgcctggaacagaggaAGCACTCAAGAtttgtttgctgaatgaatgaatgaatgaatgaacaaatgaatcttAGCTATCTGCACCAGTTCACAAAGTAAGAAGTAGGCTATCAGTGAGTCAGTAGGTGCAACTAAAGCTCAAGTACAGTTTAAATTCCTGCTTCACTccaattactgattcaatttgaACCTTCCTTTGGCCATCTGGAATCCAAGAGTACTGCGTCTTCTCAAGagcgggggggtagggggggggggggggaagaaaaacacaacacaaaatatCACANNNNNNNNNNNNNNNNNNNNNNNNNNNNN from Neomonachus schauinslandi chromosome 6, ASM220157v2, whole genome shotgun sequence includes:
- the SLC25A28 gene encoding mitoferrin-2 isoform X1; this encodes MELEGRGAGGVAGGPAAGPGRSPGESALLDGWLQRGVGRGAGGGEAGACRPPVRQDPDSGPDYEALPAGATVTTHMVAGAVAGILEHCVMYPIDCVKTRMQSLQPDPAARYRNVLEALWRIIRTEGLWRPMRGLNVTATGAGPAHALYFACYEKLKKTLSDVIHPGGNSHIANGAAGCVATLLHDAAMNPAEVVKQRMQMYNSPYHRVTDCVRAVWQNEGAGAFYRSYTTQLTMNVPFQAIHFMTYEFLQEHFNPQRRYNPSSHVLSGACAGAVAAAATTPLDVCKTLLNTQESLALNSNITGHITGMASAFRTVYQVGGVTAYFRGVQARVIYQIPSTAIAWSVYEFFKYLITKRQEERRAGK
- the SLC25A28 gene encoding mitoferrin-2 isoform X2, which encodes MEQTRMQSLQPDPAARYRNVLEALWRIIRTEGLWRPMRGLNVTATGAGPAHALYFACYEKLKKTLSDVIHPGGNSHIANGAAGCVATLLHDAAMNPAEVVKQRMQMYNSPYHRVTDCVRAVWQNEGAGAFYRSYTTQLTMNVPFQAIHFMTYEFLQEHFNPQRRYNPSSHVLSGACAGAVAAAATTPLDVCKTLLNTQESLALNSNITGHITGMASAFRTVYQVGGVTAYFRGVQARVIYQIPSTAIAWSVYEFFKYLITKRQEERRAGK